A genomic window from Qipengyuania oceanensis includes:
- the edd gene encoding phosphogluconate dehydratase — MPLNETLVRVTDRIIEKSRSGRRGYLDLIEAARDRGVNRPKLSCGNLAHGFAASGEDKPAIRSGEAMNIGIVTAYNDMLSAHQPYGRYPEHIKVWAREAGATAQVAGGVPAMCDGVTQGQDSMELSLFSRDVIAMGAAVGLSHGMFEGALLLGICDKIVPGLLIGTLRFGHLPTILVPAGPMPSGLANKEKIRIRQLYAEGKVGEDELLEAESASYHGAGTCTFYGTANSNQMMMEIMGLHMPGSSFVNPGQKMRQELTRAATHQVTKLGWRGEDYRPLGHCVDEKAIVNAVVGLLATGGSTNHVIHLPAIARAAGILLDWDDMDELSRAVPLISSVYPNGSGDVNHFHAAGGMPYVIRELLGAGLAHADIRTVYGQSLWEGAQEPVMDGDTLAWTAAPEQSRDDSMLRPVSAPFQKDGGLKLLAGNLGRGTIKRSAVDPSRWTIEAPCRVFSDQNQVSEAFKKGELDRDVVVVVRFQGPAANGMPELHKLSSPLGVLQDRGYKVAFVTDGRMSGASGKVPAAIHISPEAYHGGPLAKLRDGDIVRVCAADGTLQALVDDDVWAGRENVSAPPADMGTGRELFAMMRHHADEAEKGGSAMLAEAGL; from the coding sequence GTGCCGCTCAACGAAACGCTCGTCCGCGTGACCGACCGGATCATCGAGAAATCCAGGTCCGGCCGGCGCGGCTATCTCGACCTGATCGAAGCCGCGCGCGATCGGGGGGTCAACCGGCCCAAGTTGAGCTGCGGCAACCTTGCCCACGGTTTTGCCGCCAGCGGCGAGGACAAGCCCGCGATCCGCAGCGGAGAGGCGATGAACATCGGCATCGTCACCGCCTACAACGACATGCTTTCCGCCCATCAGCCCTACGGCCGTTATCCGGAGCATATAAAGGTCTGGGCGCGCGAGGCCGGGGCCACGGCGCAGGTCGCGGGCGGTGTTCCCGCCATGTGCGACGGGGTGACGCAGGGCCAGGATTCGATGGAGCTGTCGCTGTTCAGCCGCGATGTCATCGCGATGGGTGCGGCGGTCGGGCTGAGCCACGGCATGTTCGAAGGCGCGCTGCTGCTCGGCATCTGCGACAAGATCGTCCCCGGCCTGCTGATCGGCACGCTGCGTTTCGGCCATCTGCCGACGATCCTCGTGCCGGCCGGTCCGATGCCTTCGGGCCTGGCCAACAAGGAGAAGATCCGCATCCGCCAGCTCTACGCCGAAGGCAAGGTGGGCGAAGACGAACTGCTAGAGGCCGAAAGTGCGAGCTATCACGGTGCGGGCACCTGCACCTTCTACGGCACGGCCAATTCGAACCAGATGATGATGGAGATTATGGGGCTGCACATGCCCGGATCCAGCTTCGTCAATCCGGGCCAGAAGATGCGGCAGGAACTGACCCGTGCGGCGACCCACCAGGTCACCAAACTCGGCTGGCGGGGGGAGGATTATCGCCCGCTCGGCCATTGCGTCGACGAAAAGGCGATCGTCAACGCGGTCGTCGGTCTGCTCGCGACCGGCGGATCGACGAACCACGTCATCCACCTGCCGGCCATCGCGCGGGCGGCGGGCATATTGCTCGACTGGGACGACATGGACGAACTGTCGCGCGCGGTCCCGCTCATCTCCAGCGTCTATCCCAACGGGTCAGGAGACGTGAACCATTTCCACGCGGCGGGCGGCATGCCCTACGTCATCCGCGAATTGCTCGGCGCCGGCCTCGCCCATGCCGACATCAGGACCGTGTACGGCCAGTCGCTGTGGGAAGGTGCGCAGGAACCGGTGATGGATGGCGACACGCTCGCCTGGACAGCCGCGCCCGAACAAAGCCGCGACGATTCGATGCTGAGGCCGGTGAGCGCGCCGTTCCAGAAGGACGGCGGGCTAAAGCTGCTCGCCGGCAATCTCGGGCGTGGCACGATAAAGCGCAGCGCGGTCGACCCCTCGCGCTGGACGATCGAGGCGCCGTGCCGCGTCTTTTCCGACCAGAACCAGGTCAGCGAGGCGTTCAAGAAGGGCGAGCTCGACCGCGACGTGGTCGTCGTCGTCCGTTTCCAGGGCCCGGCGGCCAACGGCATGCCCGAACTGCACAAGCTGTCCTCGCCACTGGGCGTCCTGCAGGACCGCGGCTACAAGGTCGCCTTCGTGACCGACGGGCGGATGTCGGGCGCGAGCGGCAAAGTACCCGCCGCGATCCACATCTCCCCCGAAGCCTATCACGGCGGCCCGCTCGCCAAGCTGCGCGATGGCGATATCGTGCGGGTCTGCGCGGCGGACGGCACGTTGCAAGCGCTGGTCGATGACGATGTCTGGGCCGGGCGCGAGAACGTCTCCGCACCTCCTGCCGACATGGGCACCGGCCGCGAATTGTTCGCGATGATGCGCCATCATGCCGACGAAGCGGAAAAGGGCGGCAGCGCGATGCTGGCGGAAGCCGGGCTGTGA
- the glk gene encoding glucokinase produces MSGAGSTRREIVVADVGGTHARFAIAEIAGGKCLSLGETTKLETADHASFQTAWEAFGSRLGRELPREAGIAIAAPIAGDTIKMTNNPWIIRPRLIAEKLGLDAHVLLNDFAAVAHAVDGVGEEHLLHVTGPDKPLPEEGIISILGPGTGLGVAALLRENGRSHVIPTEGGHADYAPLDSVEDRLLAALRDKHNRVSVERVVAGPGFRTILEVLAVLEGRPVPKGSDPELWTLALSGKDSLANAALDRFCLCLGAVAGDVALTHGPGPVVIAGGLGYRLREYLPQSGFAERFVSKGRYRELMSAQPVKLITHPEPGLFGAAAAFAKANS; encoded by the coding sequence GTGAGCGGGGCCGGGAGCACGCGGCGCGAGATCGTCGTAGCCGATGTCGGCGGCACGCATGCGCGTTTCGCCATCGCCGAGATCGCCGGCGGCAAATGCCTGTCGCTGGGCGAGACGACCAAGCTGGAGACTGCCGATCACGCGAGCTTCCAGACGGCCTGGGAAGCATTCGGCAGCAGGCTCGGCCGCGAACTGCCGCGTGAGGCGGGCATCGCGATCGCAGCCCCGATTGCCGGCGACACGATCAAGATGACCAACAATCCGTGGATCATCCGGCCCCGGCTGATCGCGGAGAAGCTCGGCCTCGATGCCCATGTGCTGCTCAATGATTTCGCCGCGGTCGCGCATGCGGTCGACGGAGTGGGCGAAGAGCACCTGCTGCACGTGACCGGTCCGGACAAGCCGCTGCCTGAAGAGGGCATCATTTCGATTCTCGGCCCGGGCACCGGCCTCGGCGTTGCAGCCCTGCTGCGCGAGAACGGCCGCTCGCACGTGATCCCGACCGAGGGCGGCCATGCCGACTACGCCCCGCTGGACAGCGTAGAGGACCGCTTGCTCGCCGCCCTGCGCGACAAACACAACCGCGTCTCGGTCGAGCGCGTCGTAGCCGGTCCCGGATTCCGTACGATCCTGGAGGTGCTCGCGGTGCTCGAAGGCCGCCCCGTTCCCAAGGGCAGCGACCCCGAACTGTGGACGCTGGCCCTTTCGGGCAAGGACAGCCTCGCCAATGCCGCGCTCGACCGGTTCTGCCTGTGCCTGGGGGCGGTGGCAGGCGACGTCGCGCTAACCCATGGCCCCGGTCCGGTGGTGATCGCCGGCGGGCTCGGCTATCGCCTGCGCGAATACTTGCCGCAATCCGGCTTTGCCGAACGCTTCGTCTCCAAGGGCCGCTACCGCGAGCTGATGAGCGCGCAGCCGGTCAAGCTGATCACCCATCCCGAACCCGGCCTGTTCGGCGCCGCGGCTGCCTTCGCCAAAGCCAATTCCTGA
- the eda gene encoding bifunctional 4-hydroxy-2-oxoglutarate aldolase/2-dehydro-3-deoxy-phosphogluconate aldolase, with product MKPIETIMRTAPVIPVLVIEEIDHAVPIAEALVAGGLRVLEVTLRTTCGLEAIAAMKQVDGAIVGAGTVTNPEQLHRAVEAGSEFIVSPGLTTDLGQAAIQSGVPFLPGVATAGDIMRGMDLGLEHFKFFPAETSGGLPALKALSGPFGGLKFCPTGGIRQETAPDWLAFDPVLCVGGSWLVGQKDFASGKIDGEAITARARDAAAIA from the coding sequence ATGAAACCCATCGAAACCATCATGCGCACGGCGCCCGTCATCCCGGTTCTCGTAATCGAGGAGATCGACCATGCCGTGCCGATCGCCGAGGCACTGGTTGCAGGCGGCCTGCGCGTTCTCGAGGTGACCTTGCGCACCACCTGCGGGCTCGAGGCGATCGCTGCGATGAAGCAGGTAGACGGCGCGATCGTCGGGGCCGGCACCGTGACCAATCCGGAACAGCTGCACCGGGCAGTCGAAGCGGGAAGCGAATTCATCGTTTCGCCCGGCCTCACGACCGATCTCGGCCAAGCGGCGATCCAGTCCGGAGTGCCGTTCCTGCCCGGCGTCGCGACGGCCGGAGACATCATGCGCGGGATGGATCTGGGGCTGGAGCATTTCAAGTTCTTTCCCGCCGAAACCAGCGGCGGACTGCCTGCGCTGAAGGCGCTCAGCGGGCCCTTCGGTGGACTGAAGTTCTGCCCAACCGGCGGCATCCGGCAGGAAACCGCGCCGGACTGGCTGGCCTTCGACCCGGTGCTGTGCGTCGGCGGCAGCTGGCTGGTCGGCCAGAAGGATTTCGCGAGCGGCAAGATCGACGGCGAAGCGATCACCGCCCGTGCCCGCGACGCGGCAGCGATCGCATGA
- a CDS encoding NAD(P)H-dependent flavin oxidoreductase — MAFKTRITEEFGIETPILMGGMTGVGYGELVAAVANAGALGFITAHMFESGAALKEEIAKTKELTDKPFGVNLTLLPSINPIPYDEYREAIIESGLKIVETAGRAPTDHLPAFKEAGVKVIHKCTSVRHSVSAVKKGVDMISIDGFECAGHPGEDDVGLIVLLPATVDALPDTPIIASGGMADGRSLVAALALGADAVNMGTRFCATQEAAIHPKVKQQIVDNTELDTVLVGRNLRNTARVARNKVSEEVFAIQRDPDTTFDDVKHLMAGARARTAVYGEGDLDAGIWSAGQSQALVHDIPTCKQLVDNIMAQAERVRSRVDALG; from the coding sequence ATGGCTTTCAAGACGCGCATCACCGAAGAATTCGGCATCGAGACCCCTATCCTGATGGGAGGCATGACCGGCGTCGGTTACGGCGAACTCGTCGCCGCGGTCGCCAATGCGGGCGCACTGGGTTTCATCACCGCCCACATGTTCGAAAGCGGCGCGGCGCTGAAGGAAGAGATCGCCAAGACCAAGGAACTGACCGACAAGCCCTTTGGCGTGAACCTGACCCTGCTGCCGTCGATCAACCCCATCCCCTATGACGAATACCGCGAGGCGATCATCGAAAGCGGTCTCAAGATCGTCGAGACCGCCGGCCGTGCACCGACCGACCATCTGCCCGCCTTCAAGGAAGCGGGCGTCAAGGTGATCCACAAGTGTACCAGCGTGCGCCACTCGGTCAGCGCGGTGAAAAAGGGCGTCGACATGATCAGCATCGACGGCTTCGAATGCGCCGGCCACCCCGGCGAGGACGACGTCGGCCTGATCGTGCTGCTGCCGGCTACGGTCGATGCGCTGCCCGACACGCCGATCATCGCCAGCGGCGGCATGGCGGATGGACGCAGCCTGGTCGCAGCGCTCGCGCTGGGCGCGGATGCGGTCAACATGGGGACCCGCTTCTGCGCCACGCAGGAAGCGGCGATCCACCCCAAGGTCAAGCAGCAGATCGTCGACAATACCGAACTCGACACGGTGCTGGTCGGGCGCAATCTGCGCAACACCGCGCGGGTCGCGCGCAACAAGGTTTCCGAGGAAGTGTTCGCGATCCAGCGCGACCCCGACACCACTTTCGACGACGTGAAACACCTGATGGCAGGCGCCCGCGCACGGACCGCGGTCTATGGCGAGGGCGACCTCGATGCTGGCATCTGGTCGGCTGGCCAGAGCCAGGCGCTGGTCCACGACATCCCGACCTGCAAGCAGCTCGTCGACAACATCATGGCTCAGGCCGAGCGGGTTCGCAGCCGCGTGGACGCTCTCGGCTGA
- a CDS encoding NADPH-dependent FMN reductase, producing the protein MGLVVGIGGTTRAGSATELALRLACETAANAGDEVRVFDGEYLAHLPFYRGPGWSRQSASDMVEAIRLADGLIIASPGYHGTISGVLKNALDYIEELAGDERVYLHDRPVGLIVTAHGHQAASSAMITLRTIVHSLRGWPTPFGAALKIEPGTFDAQGNCTDPDVRDQLAIVGSQVRAIFRHED; encoded by the coding sequence ATGGGACTGGTGGTCGGCATTGGCGGGACTACGCGGGCGGGCAGCGCGACCGAGCTTGCGCTGCGCCTCGCCTGCGAAACAGCCGCCAATGCCGGCGACGAGGTACGGGTATTCGATGGCGAGTATCTCGCCCATCTGCCGTTCTATCGCGGGCCGGGCTGGAGCAGGCAAAGCGCGTCGGACATGGTCGAAGCGATCCGCCTGGCGGACGGGCTGATCATCGCGTCGCCCGGCTACCACGGCACTATCTCCGGCGTGCTCAAGAACGCGCTCGACTACATCGAGGAGCTGGCGGGCGACGAGCGGGTCTATCTGCATGACCGGCCGGTCGGACTGATCGTGACCGCCCACGGCCACCAAGCCGCATCGAGCGCGATGATCACCCTGCGCACGATCGTGCATTCGCTGCGCGGCTGGCCGACCCCGTTCGGCGCGGCGCTCAAGATCGAGCCCGGGACGTTCGATGCCCAAGGCAATTGCACCGATCCGGACGTGCGCGACCAGCTGGCGATCGTCGGCAGCCAGGTCCGCGCGATCTTCCGGCACGAGGACTAG
- a CDS encoding acyl-CoA dehydrogenase → MTDMDTERQTMLADMAAGVFAGIGWQAEFDRDWPRMAELGFSGLLLSEDEGGFGGSWSDLLVVARLAGEHALALPVLESAVASRLVAGLEFEGVGTLAPSSDGELSGDTWSGTLSAVPWGRHAGFVIAGEEGGAVAIDTSDAQITERTGLSGEPRDTLALQNARAVRVDGGPLALGAAIRAMQIAGALGKALAISANYVSERQQFGRPLAKFQAVQQSLAQMAMESAAADCAAFELARSLDRDDASFETAAAKTRAGMAASTGAALAHQVHGAIGFTREYALHHLTRRMLAWRSEFGGEAYWSERLGRTIVAAGADRLWSDLVARTDP, encoded by the coding sequence ATGACCGATATGGACACCGAACGCCAGACGATGCTCGCCGACATGGCCGCAGGCGTCTTTGCCGGCATTGGCTGGCAGGCAGAATTCGACCGGGACTGGCCCCGCATGGCTGAGCTGGGCTTTTCCGGCCTATTGCTTTCGGAGGACGAGGGCGGCTTCGGCGGCAGCTGGAGCGATCTGCTGGTCGTCGCGCGGCTGGCGGGCGAACATGCGCTGGCCTTGCCGGTGCTCGAAAGCGCTGTGGCATCCCGCCTTGTTGCAGGCCTCGAATTCGAAGGCGTTGGAACGCTTGCCCCGTCATCTGATGGCGAACTGTCCGGCGATACATGGTCCGGCACGCTGAGCGCTGTCCCATGGGGCCGTCACGCCGGTTTCGTCATCGCGGGCGAAGAAGGCGGTGCCGTGGCGATCGACACGAGCGATGCGCAGATCACAGAACGGACCGGCCTTTCCGGCGAGCCGCGCGACACGCTTGCGCTTCAGAATGCGCGTGCGGTGCGCGTCGATGGCGGTCCGCTAGCTCTCGGCGCGGCGATCCGGGCGATGCAGATTGCCGGTGCGCTGGGCAAGGCGCTCGCGATCTCGGCGAATTACGTCTCCGAACGGCAGCAGTTCGGCCGCCCGCTCGCGAAGTTCCAGGCGGTGCAGCAGTCGCTGGCGCAGATGGCGATGGAATCGGCTGCCGCCGATTGCGCGGCCTTCGAGCTTGCCCGTTCGCTCGATCGCGATGATGCGAGCTTCGAGACCGCCGCGGCCAAAACGCGTGCCGGCATGGCGGCTTCGACCGGCGCTGCGCTCGCTCACCAGGTGCATGGCGCGATCGGCTTCACCAGGGAATATGCGCTGCATCACCTGACCCGGCGGATGCTCGCATGGCGGTCCGAGTTCGGCGGCGAAGCTTACTGGTCGGAGCGGCTCGGGCGAACCATCGTCGCTGCCGGGGCGGATCGTCTCTGGTCCGACCTCGTCGCCCGGACCGATCCCTAA
- a CDS encoding acyl-CoA dehydrogenase family protein has translation MQTFTIKPYAMPDSAPALREKVRALVAEHEHRFEPARRANCWVTPDPEFSCALGQAGLLGMGWSKEYGGHEMSALERYVVLEELLAAAAPVGAHWIADRQTAPLLLRYGTEEQRRRWVPGIAAGEVYACIGLSEPGAGSDLASVRSNARRDGDRWVLNGQKVWTTGAHISHIMIGLFRSEAGSERQAGLSQFLIPLDTPGVTVKPIIDLTGSHDFNEVWFDDVRLPADALVGTEGEGWKQATAELSLERSGPERYLTSQILLTEFVRRLEGGADAGQLRLVGRLVSELSALRQMSMAVAARLAGGEDPALEAVMVKDLGNSFEQAIPQAIAQAIELDLSADDALELLVAYSMQVAPSFSLRGGTREIVRGIVARGLGLR, from the coding sequence ATGCAGACCTTCACCATCAAGCCCTATGCCATGCCGGACAGCGCACCGGCGCTTCGTGAAAAAGTCCGCGCGCTCGTCGCGGAGCACGAACACCGCTTCGAACCGGCGCGCCGGGCCAATTGCTGGGTCACGCCCGATCCCGAATTCAGTTGCGCGCTGGGGCAGGCAGGCCTGCTCGGCATGGGCTGGTCGAAGGAATATGGCGGGCACGAGATGAGTGCGCTCGAACGCTATGTCGTGCTCGAGGAATTGCTGGCCGCCGCTGCGCCGGTCGGGGCGCACTGGATCGCCGATCGGCAAACCGCGCCGCTGCTGCTGCGCTACGGCACCGAGGAACAGCGCCGCCGCTGGGTCCCCGGTATCGCCGCGGGCGAGGTCTATGCCTGCATCGGCCTGTCGGAACCGGGTGCGGGGTCCGACCTTGCGTCCGTCCGGTCGAACGCCCGGCGCGACGGCGACCGATGGGTTCTGAACGGCCAGAAGGTGTGGACCACTGGCGCGCATATCTCGCACATCATGATCGGGTTGTTCCGTTCCGAAGCCGGGAGCGAACGGCAGGCCGGCCTCAGCCAGTTCCTCATCCCGCTCGACACGCCCGGCGTGACGGTCAAGCCGATCATCGACCTGACCGGCAGCCACGATTTCAACGAAGTCTGGTTCGACGATGTCCGGCTGCCCGCCGATGCGCTGGTCGGCACCGAGGGGGAAGGGTGGAAGCAGGCTACCGCGGAGCTGTCGCTCGAACGGTCCGGACCGGAACGCTATCTCACCAGCCAGATCCTGTTGACGGAATTCGTCCGGCGGCTGGAAGGCGGTGCGGATGCGGGCCAGCTTCGGCTCGTCGGGCGGCTGGTCAGCGAACTGTCCGCGCTGCGGCAGATGTCGATGGCGGTGGCGGCGCGACTGGCGGGGGGCGAAGACCCGGCGCTCGAGGCGGTAATGGTCAAGGATCTCGGCAATTCCTTCGAACAGGCGATCCCGCAGGCGATCGCGCAGGCGATCGAACTGGACCTGTCCGCGGACGACGCGCTCGAGCTGCTGGTCGCCTATTCGATGCAAGTCGCGCCCAGCTTCTCGCTGCGGGGCGGCACCCGCGAGATCGTGCGCGGGATCGTCGCGCGCGGCTTGGGCCTCAGGTGA
- a CDS encoding phytoene desaturase family protein: MTAQYDAVVIGAGHNGLVCTWYLARAGLKVRMLERRDVVGGAAVTEEFHPGFRNSVASYTVSLLQPKVIADMRLAERGYRVIERPIANFLPLSDTSYLKVGGGLERTQAEFARFSAKDAAALPRYYEALERVAQVLRDLALKTPPNMGEGVRTLLAGAAQGWGLSRLDLATKRDVMALFAGSARSFLDQWFESEPVKAAFGFDAVVGNYASPDTPGSAYVLLHHVFGEVNGKQGAWGHVVGGMGTITRLMAEACRETGVEISLESPVDEVLVDGNTVAGVRLESGEEIAARRVIANVGPKLLYGRMLDASHQPEDFRRAMRGFKAGGGTFRMNVALSQLPSFTCLPGEGEHHRAGIVIAPSLDYMDRAFIDAKLHGWSRKPIVEMLIPSTVDESLAPTGQHVASLFCQQFAPELPEGADWDDHQDAAVDAILDTVEAQAPGFRASILGRQVLSPKGLETKFGLAGGDIFHGHMSLDQLYSARPVLGHAAYRGPVDGLWMCGAGTHPGGGVTGAPGHNCAREVLAGR; this comes from the coding sequence ATGACGGCGCAATACGACGCGGTGGTTATCGGGGCGGGGCACAACGGCCTCGTCTGCACATGGTATCTCGCCAGAGCGGGGCTGAAGGTCCGCATGCTCGAACGGCGCGATGTGGTCGGTGGCGCGGCAGTGACCGAGGAGTTTCATCCCGGGTTCCGCAATTCGGTCGCCAGCTACACCGTCAGCCTGCTGCAGCCCAAGGTGATCGCCGACATGCGGCTGGCAGAGCGCGGCTATCGCGTGATCGAGCGACCGATCGCCAATTTCCTGCCGTTGTCGGATACAAGCTATCTCAAGGTCGGCGGCGGGCTCGAGCGCACGCAAGCAGAGTTCGCCAGGTTCTCGGCCAAGGATGCGGCCGCGCTGCCCCGCTACTACGAGGCGCTGGAGCGCGTGGCGCAGGTGCTGCGCGACCTCGCACTGAAGACCCCGCCCAACATGGGCGAAGGTGTCCGCACCCTGCTAGCCGGCGCGGCGCAGGGCTGGGGCCTCTCGCGGCTGGACCTTGCGACCAAGCGCGACGTCATGGCGCTGTTCGCCGGATCGGCGCGCAGCTTCCTCGACCAGTGGTTCGAAAGCGAGCCGGTCAAGGCGGCCTTCGGCTTCGACGCGGTGGTGGGCAACTATGCCTCGCCCGATACGCCGGGCAGCGCCTACGTGCTGCTGCATCATGTCTTCGGCGAAGTGAACGGCAAGCAGGGCGCATGGGGCCACGTCGTCGGCGGCATGGGCACGATCACGCGATTGATGGCCGAAGCCTGTCGCGAAACAGGGGTCGAGATCAGCCTCGAAAGCCCGGTCGACGAAGTGCTGGTCGACGGCAACACGGTCGCGGGCGTCCGGCTGGAGAGCGGCGAGGAGATCGCGGCAAGACGGGTGATCGCCAATGTCGGGCCGAAGCTGCTTTATGGGCGGATGCTCGATGCAAGCCACCAGCCGGAGGATTTTCGCCGGGCGATGCGCGGCTTCAAGGCAGGCGGCGGTACCTTCCGCATGAACGTCGCGCTCTCGCAGTTGCCAAGTTTCACCTGCCTGCCCGGGGAAGGCGAGCATCACCGCGCCGGCATCGTCATCGCCCCGTCGCTCGATTACATGGACCGCGCCTTCATCGATGCGAAGCTTCACGGCTGGTCGCGGAAGCCGATCGTCGAGATGCTGATTCCGAGCACGGTGGACGAAAGCCTCGCGCCTACCGGCCAGCACGTCGCGAGCCTGTTCTGCCAGCAGTTCGCGCCCGAATTGCCCGAGGGAGCGGACTGGGACGACCACCAGGACGCGGCCGTTGACGCGATCCTCGACACGGTCGAGGCGCAAGCGCCGGGCTTCCGTGCCTCGATCCTCGGGCGCCAGGTGCTCAGCCCGAAGGGGCTCGAGACGAAATTCGGCCTGGCTGGCGGCGACATCTTTCACGGGCACATGAGCCTCGACCAGCTGTATTCGGCGCGCCCCGTGCTCGGCCATGCGGCCTACCGCGGGCCGGTCGATGGGCTGTGGATGTGCGGCGCGGGCACTCACCCCGGCGGCGGCGTGACGGGGGCTCCCGGACACAATTGCGCGCGCGAAGTGCTCGCCGGACGGTGA
- a CDS encoding LysR substrate-binding domain-containing protein translates to MSALRNLDLDLLRSFVTIAEIGSFTGAGERLGRTQSAVSLQIKRLEDVLGRKVFDRTPRSLELTEDGKQLLGPARQLLRLNDATIARILEPEITGRVRLGVPEDFATAHLPAVLSAFTAAHPLVELEVNCDLTLNLLDKFHDGAFDFVLVKREPAAPLEGMRVWREPLVWVARDEQAVPDAGSVPLVVSPDPCVYRKRAIDALEAMGRPWRVAYTSTSLAGSLLAVTEGLGIAVLPREMVPAHLTAIAGNEDLPPLYDTEIALIEAPGLSETAHRLAQHVVSALERGA, encoded by the coding sequence ATGTCGGCGCTGCGAAATCTCGACCTCGACCTGCTCCGGAGTTTCGTGACGATCGCGGAGATCGGCAGCTTTACCGGGGCGGGGGAGCGGCTCGGCCGGACACAGTCGGCCGTCAGCCTGCAGATCAAGCGGCTCGAGGACGTGCTGGGGCGCAAGGTTTTCGACCGGACGCCCCGCTCGCTGGAATTGACGGAGGACGGCAAGCAACTCCTCGGTCCCGCCCGCCAGCTCCTGCGATTGAACGACGCGACCATTGCACGCATCCTCGAACCGGAAATCACCGGCCGCGTGCGCTTGGGCGTGCCGGAGGATTTCGCCACCGCGCATCTTCCCGCGGTCCTGTCCGCGTTCACGGCGGCCCATCCGCTCGTCGAGCTGGAGGTAAACTGCGACCTCACGCTCAACCTGCTCGACAAGTTTCACGACGGAGCATTCGACTTCGTGCTGGTCAAGCGCGAACCGGCAGCGCCGCTGGAAGGAATGCGGGTCTGGCGCGAGCCGCTCGTCTGGGTCGCACGGGACGAGCAGGCGGTCCCCGATGCCGGGTCGGTGCCGCTGGTCGTTTCCCCGGACCCTTGCGTCTATCGCAAGCGCGCGATCGACGCGCTCGAGGCGATGGGGCGCCCATGGCGGGTCGCCTATACCTCGACCAGCCTTGCCGGCAGTCTGCTCGCGGTCACCGAGGGCCTTGGCATCGCCGTGCTGCCGCGCGAAATGGTGCCCGCGCACCTGACGGCGATCGCGGGGAACGAGGACCTGCCGCCGCTTTACGATACCGAGATCGCGCTCATCGAGGCGCCAGGGCTTTCGGAGACGGCTCACCGGCTGGCGCAACACGTGGTTTCTGCACTGGAGAGAGGCGCATGA